One segment of Macrotis lagotis isolate mMagLag1 chromosome 1, bilby.v1.9.chrom.fasta, whole genome shotgun sequence DNA contains the following:
- the SLFNL1 gene encoding schlafen-like protein 1 isoform X1: MSSTKPSPKETLMETPQGLNPKETLWRPNSVGEATPKETPTEMSYLETPTEETSPLESMKTVEEKTFPDESLEDRTKETPSEIPRETQVEIPAGETLSETLSWESLLEVPLSGSVLPEMLTENPIGESPSRNPKGESSLKMLEEETISKENLEGKPSGDPLHMQPAPEEPPLEGPFSKIPPPLHTLCVNHLNPQFSGAVLSCLLRDMFERLHLPLEREDIKVIKKHRRAHALIQVPTSVASSTVAQQLQQAAEDHLLLKDLVARGKVLAVSEGPRILFSRESYESTDDGSTHNYDSYELNHYYAFRPVPVQPSSGFPTDWPSATTVSILPYRGSRPHSPHLPYAAQSDSAITNQEIIGQEKLFYGTLLGNETRNMEFKRGGGEYLNLALKHHVRRYVCAFLNSEGGSLFVGIEDNGLVRGIHCSHREEDRVRVMVDSILQRFKPQVFPNAYTLTFIPVLKVGGSNNHLLKVIRLTVHRPKPLSEPLLYETDLGEVFLRRDGSTQGPLSGSAIQEWCRQNWVAKLKKLKTRVSILTMEKEHLQEQLKQGLCQQLCQQQSSCICCIM; the protein is encoded by the exons ATGAGCTCAACAAAGCCCTCCCCAAAGGAGACCCTCATGGAAACACCTCAGGGTCTGAACCCCAAAGAAACACTCTGGAGACCAAATTCAGTAGGGGAGGCCACCCCCAAAGAGACCCCCACAGAGATGTCCTACTTAGAGACTCCAACAGAAGAGACCAGTCCATTGGAGTCCATGAAAACAGTCGAGGAAAAGACCTTCCCAGATGAATCCCTAGAAGATAGAACCAAAGAAACTCCCTCAGAAATTCCCAGAGAAACACAAGTAGAAATTCCAGCAGGAGAAACTCTATCAGAGACACTGTCCTGGGAGTCCCTGCTAGAGGTACCTTTATCAGGATCAGTTCTACCAGAGATGCTAACAGAAAATCCCATTGGGGAATCTCCCTCCAGGAACCCAAAGGGAGAATCTTCCTTGAAGATGCTGGAAGAAGAGACCATCTCCAAAGAGAACCTTGAAGGAAAACCCTCAGGAGATCCCCTCCATATGCAGCCTGCTCCAGAAGAGCCACCTCTTGAGGGCCCCTTCTCCAAAATACCCCCACCTTTGCACACCTTATGTGTGAACCACTTGAACCCGCAGTTCTCAGGAGCAGTCCTCTCCTGCCTGCTGAGGGATATGTTTGAGCGTCTGCACCTTCCACTGGAGCGGGAGGACATCAAGGTGATAAAGAAACATCGTCGTGCCCATGCCCTGATACAGGTGCCCACCTCAGTGGCTTCCAGTACTGTAGCCCAGCAACTGCAGCAGGCTGCTGAGGACCATTTGCTTCTGAAGGACCTCGTGGCAAGGGGCAAGGTGCTGGCAGTGAGCGAAGGCCCACGGATCCTCTTCAGCAGAGAG AGCTACGAGTCCACAGATGATGGCAGCACCCACAACTATGACTCTTACGAACTCAACCACTACTATGCCTTCCGACCAGTCCCAGTCCAGCCCAGCTCTGGGTTTCCAACAGACTGGCCCTCCGCCACCACAGTCAGCATCCTACCTTACAGGGGCTCCCGACCCCACTCTCCACATTTGCCCTATGCTGCTCAATCAGACAGCGCCATCACAAACCAGGAAATTATAGGACAGGAGAAGCTCTTCTACGGGACCTTGCTCGGTAATGAAACTCGTAACATGGAGTTCAAGCGTGGGGGTGGTGAATACCTGAACCTGGCCCTGAAGCATCACGTCCGCCGCTATGTCTGCGCCTTCCTCAACAGTGAGGGCGGCAGTCTCTTTGTGGGCATTGAGGACAATGGACTTGTGCGTGGTATCCACTGCAGCCACCGAGAGGAGGACCGAGTGCGGGTAATGGTGGACTCCATCTTGCAGAGATTCAAGCCCCAGGTGTTTCCCAATGCCTATACACTCACATTCATTCCAGTGCTAAAGGTAGGGGGCAGCAACAACCACCTGCTCAAGGTGATCCGCCTCACAGTGCACAGGCCCAAGCCCCTCTCAGAACCACTGCTCTATGAGACTGACCTGGGGGAAGTGTTCCTGCGACGAGATGGCAGCACCCAAGGTCCGCTTTCTGGCAGTGCCATTCAGGAGTGGTGCAGGCAG AACTGGGTCGCAAAGCTGAAGAAGCTGAAAACAAGGGTCAGTATCCTGACCATGGAGAAGGAGCATCTCCAGGAACAGCTGAAACAGGGCCTGTGCCAACAGCTGTGCCAGCAGCAGTCCTCCTGCATCTGCTGCATCATGTGA
- the SLFNL1 gene encoding schlafen-like protein 1 isoform X2 encodes MSSTKPSPKETLMETPQGLNPKETLWRPNSVGEATPKETPTEMSYLETPTEETSPLESMKTVEEKTFPDESLEDRTKETPSEIPRETQVEIPAGETLSETLSWESLLEVPLSGSVLPEMLTENPIGESPSRNPKGESSLKMLEEETISKENLEGKPSGDPLHMQPAPEEPPLEGPFSKIPPPLHTLCVNHLNPQFSGAVLSCLLRDMFERLHLPLEREDIKVIKKHRRAHALIQVPTSVASSTVAQQLQQAAEDHLLLKDLVARGKVLAVSEGPRILFSRESYESTDDGSTHNYDSYELNHYYAFRPVPVQPSSGFPTDWPSATTVSILPYRGSRPHSPHLPYAAQSDSAITNQEIIGQEKLFYGTLLGNETRNMEFKRGGGEYLNLALKHHVRRYVCAFLNSEGGSLFVGIEDNGLVRGIHCSHREEDRVRVMVDSILQRFKPQVFPNAYTLTFIPVLKVGGSNNHLLKVIRLTVHRPKPLSEPLLYETDLGEVFLRRDGSTQGPLSGSAIQEWCRTGSQS; translated from the exons ATGAGCTCAACAAAGCCCTCCCCAAAGGAGACCCTCATGGAAACACCTCAGGGTCTGAACCCCAAAGAAACACTCTGGAGACCAAATTCAGTAGGGGAGGCCACCCCCAAAGAGACCCCCACAGAGATGTCCTACTTAGAGACTCCAACAGAAGAGACCAGTCCATTGGAGTCCATGAAAACAGTCGAGGAAAAGACCTTCCCAGATGAATCCCTAGAAGATAGAACCAAAGAAACTCCCTCAGAAATTCCCAGAGAAACACAAGTAGAAATTCCAGCAGGAGAAACTCTATCAGAGACACTGTCCTGGGAGTCCCTGCTAGAGGTACCTTTATCAGGATCAGTTCTACCAGAGATGCTAACAGAAAATCCCATTGGGGAATCTCCCTCCAGGAACCCAAAGGGAGAATCTTCCTTGAAGATGCTGGAAGAAGAGACCATCTCCAAAGAGAACCTTGAAGGAAAACCCTCAGGAGATCCCCTCCATATGCAGCCTGCTCCAGAAGAGCCACCTCTTGAGGGCCCCTTCTCCAAAATACCCCCACCTTTGCACACCTTATGTGTGAACCACTTGAACCCGCAGTTCTCAGGAGCAGTCCTCTCCTGCCTGCTGAGGGATATGTTTGAGCGTCTGCACCTTCCACTGGAGCGGGAGGACATCAAGGTGATAAAGAAACATCGTCGTGCCCATGCCCTGATACAGGTGCCCACCTCAGTGGCTTCCAGTACTGTAGCCCAGCAACTGCAGCAGGCTGCTGAGGACCATTTGCTTCTGAAGGACCTCGTGGCAAGGGGCAAGGTGCTGGCAGTGAGCGAAGGCCCACGGATCCTCTTCAGCAGAGAG AGCTACGAGTCCACAGATGATGGCAGCACCCACAACTATGACTCTTACGAACTCAACCACTACTATGCCTTCCGACCAGTCCCAGTCCAGCCCAGCTCTGGGTTTCCAACAGACTGGCCCTCCGCCACCACAGTCAGCATCCTACCTTACAGGGGCTCCCGACCCCACTCTCCACATTTGCCCTATGCTGCTCAATCAGACAGCGCCATCACAAACCAGGAAATTATAGGACAGGAGAAGCTCTTCTACGGGACCTTGCTCGGTAATGAAACTCGTAACATGGAGTTCAAGCGTGGGGGTGGTGAATACCTGAACCTGGCCCTGAAGCATCACGTCCGCCGCTATGTCTGCGCCTTCCTCAACAGTGAGGGCGGCAGTCTCTTTGTGGGCATTGAGGACAATGGACTTGTGCGTGGTATCCACTGCAGCCACCGAGAGGAGGACCGAGTGCGGGTAATGGTGGACTCCATCTTGCAGAGATTCAAGCCCCAGGTGTTTCCCAATGCCTATACACTCACATTCATTCCAGTGCTAAAGGTAGGGGGCAGCAACAACCACCTGCTCAAGGTGATCCGCCTCACAGTGCACAGGCCCAAGCCCCTCTCAGAACCACTGCTCTATGAGACTGACCTGGGGGAAGTGTTCCTGCGACGAGATGGCAGCACCCAAGGTCCGCTTTCTGGCAGTGCCATTCAGGAGTGGTGCAG AACTGGGTCGCAAAGCTGA